A section of the Pseudomonadota bacterium genome encodes:
- a CDS encoding nucleotidyl transferase AbiEii/AbiGii toxin family protein has protein sequence MTSSELLDSLRLVIAELSTRGRGHALVGGIAVSVRAEVRFTRDVDLAVQVRDDPEAEVLVRDLGLRGYVPIATVEHEATQRLSTVRLKASTGMKIDLLFASCGIEREVVARATPVELPEVGFVPVAEPEELLAMKVLSMSERRLQDRLDAQRLVTRNPGLDIERVRDNLRLITERGYNRQRDLAKALTALLAEL, from the coding sequence ATGACCTCCTCGGAGCTGCTTGACTCGCTGCGCCTTGTCATCGCCGAGCTCTCCACTCGTGGCCGAGGCCATGCGCTTGTCGGCGGCATTGCAGTCTCGGTTCGCGCCGAAGTCCGCTTCACTCGTGATGTGGATCTGGCAGTGCAGGTCCGAGACGACCCCGAGGCGGAGGTACTTGTTCGCGACCTCGGCCTGCGAGGCTATGTCCCCATTGCCACCGTGGAACACGAAGCCACCCAGCGCTTGTCGACGGTACGCTTGAAGGCGTCAACGGGCATGAAGATCGACCTGCTCTTCGCTTCGTGCGGAATCGAGCGTGAGGTTGTAGCGCGGGCGACGCCCGTCGAGCTGCCGGAGGTTGGCTTCGTGCCTGTGGCTGAGCCAGAGGAGCTGCTGGCCATGAAGGTACTGTCGATGAGCGAACGACGCCTTCAAGATCGGCTGGACGCGCAACGCCTGGTCACGCGCAACCCCGGTCTCGATATCGAGCGGGTCAGAGACAACCTGCGACTGATCACCGAGCGCGGATACAACCGGCAACGCGACCTGGCCAAAGCGCTGACCGCCCTGCTCGCCGAATTGTGA
- a CDS encoding 5-formyltetrahydrofolate cyclo-ligase encodes MTEPEPDSEGRPPPVGEEEMRAIAGQVKAQLRKSMRAIRDALPKQAVSARSAVICDRVMKLSACAQAGTVVGYAPVLREADPSAVLEDALAAGKTVGLPRIEQEGELSVRTWKRGEALEPGPWSTRQPASSAPRIEACRIELVLVPALAVDPWGYRIGYGKGFYDRLLAQLPDATTVALAYAFQLIAEVPREAHDRPVSIVVTDTETRIIAGTS; translated from the coding sequence ATGACTGAGCCTGAGCCTGACTCCGAAGGGAGACCACCCCCTGTGGGCGAAGAGGAGATGCGTGCCATCGCCGGGCAGGTCAAAGCACAATTACGCAAGAGCATGCGCGCCATTCGGGATGCGCTCCCCAAACAAGCTGTAAGCGCACGCTCGGCAGTCATCTGTGATCGCGTCATGAAGCTGTCGGCCTGCGCGCAGGCCGGCACGGTGGTCGGATACGCGCCCGTGCTGCGCGAGGCCGATCCGTCTGCCGTGCTGGAGGATGCGCTGGCCGCAGGCAAGACCGTGGGCTTGCCTCGCATCGAGCAGGAGGGCGAGCTGAGCGTGCGAACGTGGAAACGGGGTGAAGCCCTTGAGCCCGGCCCGTGGTCGACACGTCAACCCGCAAGCAGCGCTCCCAGGATCGAAGCTTGTCGGATCGAGCTGGTGCTCGTGCCAGCCTTGGCCGTGGACCCCTGGGGCTACCGTATCGGTTACGGCAAGGGGTTTTACGATCGGCTCTTGGCCCAGCTTCCGGACGCGACCACGGTGGCACTAGCTTACGCTTTCCAGCTGATCGCGGAGGTACCCAGGGAGGCGCACGATCGGCCCGTAAGCATCGTGGTTACGGATACCGAGACGAGAATCATCGCGGGCACGTCCTAG
- a CDS encoding YihY family inner membrane protein, which yields MDWRSVNWARKLWRALRAAPRGFVRHDVLTHASALSFDSVLALVPLLALAVATMKGLGGYDHFSRDVVQPWLTHTFEPATDESGRHLATLRDAFIMVLELVEKANLASLGIVGLVTLLYVVWALLRAVERSLNHILSVRRSRSLSRTLVDYAAILFITPMCVVSATILLAGAGLLDPAFSTALEVVSVLIAAAGLTFLYLVMPNARVPLPAAVLGGLVSGTIGYAAFLLRVYAQVGVLRYNALYSGFAAIPLFLLWVFLSWLAVLLGAEVAAAHADPARYDWNLEPHDPPFALREHLALHAFARLTDAYVNGRPMPTTERLASEQSLPKQLTEDVLEALAARGLLARSERAGQARTYVPARDIDTIRVSQILEALRQAPGGPWRPEHDRAGTWPLLKQLRQRMTEGSMDVSARQLAARLEQETPGPRDVASGAGNGEPPREHPPRVPARSGASSQAVADPPAVSGSSSAHD from the coding sequence ATGGACTGGCGCAGCGTAAACTGGGCTCGGAAGCTATGGCGGGCCTTGCGCGCCGCTCCAAGGGGCTTTGTCCGACACGACGTGCTGACGCACGCGTCGGCACTGTCCTTTGACAGCGTGCTCGCCCTCGTGCCCCTGCTGGCGCTCGCGGTGGCGACGATGAAGGGGCTTGGCGGATACGACCATTTCAGCCGCGATGTCGTGCAACCCTGGCTGACCCACACCTTCGAGCCCGCGACCGACGAGTCGGGCAGGCACCTGGCCACGTTGCGCGACGCCTTCATCATGGTGCTCGAGCTGGTGGAAAAGGCCAATCTGGCCAGCTTGGGAATCGTCGGACTGGTGACCCTGCTCTATGTGGTGTGGGCGCTTCTGCGAGCCGTGGAGCGTTCGCTCAACCACATTCTCAGTGTCCGCCGGTCCCGCAGCCTCAGCCGCACGCTGGTCGACTACGCGGCCATCCTCTTCATCACACCCATGTGCGTCGTATCCGCCACGATCCTGCTGGCGGGGGCCGGACTTCTTGATCCCGCCTTCAGTACTGCGCTGGAAGTCGTGTCCGTCCTGATCGCGGCTGCGGGTCTGACGTTTCTATATCTTGTAATGCCCAATGCCCGCGTGCCGTTGCCCGCGGCGGTCTTGGGAGGGTTGGTTTCGGGGACCATCGGCTACGCCGCGTTCCTGTTGCGGGTCTACGCACAGGTCGGTGTGCTGCGATACAATGCGCTGTACTCCGGATTCGCGGCGATCCCGCTGTTCCTGCTGTGGGTGTTTCTCAGCTGGCTTGCCGTGTTGTTGGGGGCCGAGGTCGCGGCTGCGCACGCAGATCCAGCTCGTTACGACTGGAACCTCGAGCCGCACGACCCACCTTTCGCACTGCGCGAGCACCTCGCCCTGCATGCGTTCGCACGTCTGACCGACGCGTACGTGAACGGCCGACCCATGCCGACGACCGAGAGGCTCGCCAGCGAGCAAAGCCTGCCAAAGCAGCTCACCGAGGACGTGCTGGAAGCGCTTGCCGCCAGGGGCCTGTTGGCCCGCTCCGAACGCGCCGGGCAAGCGCGGACTTACGTGCCGGCACGTGACATCGATACCATCCGCGTCTCCCAGATCCTCGAAGCGCTCCGGCAGGCACCCGGTGGGCCTTGGCGACCGGAACACGACCGCGCCGGCACCTGGCCGCTGCTCAAGCAGCTGCGGCAGCGCATGACCGAAGGCAGCATGGACGTTTCGGCAAGGCAGCTTGCTGCACGCCTCGAGCAGGAAACGCCCGGCCCGCGCGATGTCGCCAGCGGCGCGGGCAACGGCGAGCCACCCAGGGAGCACCCGCCTAGGGTCCCCGCGCGATCCGGTGCCAGTTCGCAAGCGGTTGCTGACCCGCCGGCGGTTAGCGGGTCGTCGTCGGCACATGACTGA
- the ggt gene encoding gamma-glutamyltransferase translates to MGSHRRPAIAVACVLAAGSLAAAAAPLEHSGQYERYAVASDEAQASRIGASILRQGGSAADAAVATMLALGVTMPASSGLGGGGFALYYEAARDELTFLDFRERAPFGATPAMFTEAEARGLEHPSRVGGLASGIPGEPAGIAELLKRFGKLPRRRVTEPAARLAERGIQVSPYVARLSGFAGAELVRDPLARRWFAPGKKTLEPGRRLRRPALAKTIRSLGKWGARPFYRGPIARAIVRANRKAGGIFTRKDLADYRVVHRSPLEASHFGFRWVTAPPPSAGGYTLLASLALLERWLPQPDKATEAELQHALVESFKGPFLDRSRYFGDPDHVKVPLGELRAEAHVSRRAQLFRARQSRPASDYASPVRRRSSQPTLASEGGGTTHLCVVDAQGNVAAVTTTINLPFGARYTAAGMIMNDELDDFARAVGARNAFELEGGAPNLPGPGHRPVSTMTPTIAFGKEGPALCIGAAGGSRIVTGVAQTAFRVLVRNEPVASAVARPRIHHQGSPDVLRYEEQLDPEVVKQLGERGHKLEAGRWAAKVALVRIRTESPRLIAASDPRKGGRPAGR, encoded by the coding sequence ATGGGCAGCCACAGGCGGCCGGCGATCGCGGTCGCGTGCGTCTTGGCAGCGGGCTCACTCGCCGCGGCGGCAGCACCGCTCGAGCACAGCGGGCAGTACGAGCGCTACGCCGTGGCCTCCGACGAGGCCCAGGCTTCGCGTATCGGCGCTTCGATCTTGCGGCAGGGCGGCAGCGCGGCGGATGCGGCCGTCGCGACCATGCTGGCGCTCGGGGTGACGATGCCCGCCTCGAGCGGCTTGGGTGGCGGCGGCTTTGCCCTCTATTACGAGGCTGCCCGGGACGAGCTCACGTTTCTCGATTTCCGGGAGCGCGCCCCGTTCGGGGCTACGCCCGCGATGTTCACCGAAGCCGAGGCGCGCGGGCTCGAGCATCCCTCTAGGGTCGGGGGGCTCGCGAGCGGCATTCCGGGCGAGCCTGCGGGGATCGCTGAGCTGCTCAAGCGTTTCGGCAAGCTGCCCCGAAGGCGCGTGACCGAACCGGCGGCCCGCTTGGCCGAGCGAGGCATCCAGGTGTCGCCCTACGTGGCGCGCCTGAGCGGTTTCGCGGGCGCCGAGCTCGTTCGTGACCCGCTGGCGCGCCGCTGGTTTGCCCCCGGCAAGAAGACCCTCGAGCCTGGGCGCCGGCTGCGGCGGCCCGCGTTGGCAAAGACCATTCGCAGCCTCGGCAAATGGGGTGCGAGACCCTTCTATCGCGGCCCGATCGCACGAGCGATCGTGCGTGCCAACCGCAAGGCAGGGGGTATCTTCACCCGCAAGGATCTGGCCGATTATCGCGTGGTGCACCGAAGCCCGCTCGAGGCGAGCCACTTCGGATTTCGTTGGGTCACGGCGCCGCCACCCAGCGCAGGGGGCTACACCTTGCTTGCGAGCCTCGCGTTGCTTGAACGCTGGCTGCCACAGCCCGACAAGGCTACAGAAGCCGAGCTGCAGCACGCTCTGGTCGAGTCGTTCAAGGGGCCTTTCCTGGATCGCTCGCGCTACTTCGGGGATCCCGACCACGTGAAGGTGCCGCTCGGCGAGCTTCGCGCCGAAGCGCACGTGTCCCGGCGTGCACAGCTCTTTCGTGCCCGGCAGAGTCGGCCGGCCAGCGACTACGCCTCGCCCGTGCGGCGGCGCTCCAGCCAGCCGACCCTCGCATCCGAGGGCGGCGGCACCACGCATCTGTGCGTGGTTGACGCGCAAGGCAACGTGGCCGCGGTCACCACCACCATCAATCTGCCGTTTGGGGCGCGCTACACGGCTGCGGGGATGATCATGAACGACGAGCTCGACGACTTCGCACGTGCCGTGGGGGCCCGCAACGCGTTCGAGCTCGAGGGTGGCGCGCCGAACTTGCCCGGGCCAGGACACCGGCCCGTGTCCACGATGACTCCCACGATCGCGTTCGGCAAGGAGGGGCCGGCGCTCTGCATCGGGGCCGCGGGAGGCAGCCGGATCGTGACCGGCGTCGCCCAAACGGCTTTTCGGGTGCTCGTACGCAACGAACCGGTGGCGAGCGCCGTTGCGCGCCCACGGATCCACCATCAGGGCTCCCCGGATGTGCTGCGCTACGAGGAGCAGCTCGACCCCGAGGTCGTCAAGCAGCTCGGCGAACGGGGCCACAAGCTAGAGGCAGGCCGCTGGGCCGCCAAGGTCGCTCTGGTCCGCATCCGCACCGAGTCTCCCCGCCTGATCGCCGCCAGCGACCCTCGCAAAGGAGGCCGCCCGGCGGGCAGGTAG